In Spirosoma pollinicola, the genomic window CACTATCAGATTATTCATAATTCGTCCACATTCACTGGTATCGTCTTTATAGCGAATCCAGACCTTTAAGCTGTCGACATCTATGTTAGCGGGCATATTATCAGCGGCAAAAGGCTCAGGTAGATTTCTTGTCTGATACCTACTTGACCCTATTTGAACTCCTAAATTATCGCAACATACGCACGCTGGTACGTATCGGTATCTATAAACAGTAGCCGCTGTTTCTTTAGGTTCAATCAATTGACAGCCCCCTATCAGGCAAGAAGTAGCTAATGAAAGCAAGTAGCGCATAACTATTCTGGTTATGCAAAAAGGACTCTGATCTATATCCAAGGGTTGGAAATGAAAAGACTCTGTTGTTGTATAATCAATCTTATTTTAGTCTAAGGAGCTTGTAAGACAAATTTCTTATATTGTCTTACAAGCTTAAATACGTGTCTTACATTTTTTGAATTTTGTCTTACATGATTCTGTTTTGTCAAATTTTAGCTAAATATGTGTCTTACACGTGTAAGACATTCTAATGGAAGCTGAAAATCCCGCACCTACCTCAGACACTAAGATAGATTCACCCTCTAAAACTAATGGGCCTGTAACTTGGTCTATTCGGGGTGTTGAACGCGACACTCGATCTGTAATCGAGAAGGCTGCTGAACGAGCCGGTAAGACGATGGGTCAGTACGTCAATGAGGATATCCGCAGTTTAGTACAAGGCCAGCTCTCTCAATCTCAATTACCAGCTGCCCCGGTTGATCTACAAAACCAGATGGACCACCTGACAAAAATGGTCGAAGCTCTTACTAATCGAATGCCTGAACAAGGAAAGAAAAGTTTCTGGCAACTAGCTAGCTAGAGCTTCTCGAAGCTCTCGCGAAGCTCTCGTTGCAACCTTCTGATCTGTTGCTGTTCGTCAGTAAGTGTGGTATTGGCAGGCAACGTTTGATCGTTTTTTTTGTGGCGTTGTCTCCATTTGCTGATTCGTCCTGGATCGATGTCCAATTCGCGGGCGGCTTCTTGAATTGATCCTTTTACATAAGACAGCTCGACAGCCATTTCCTTGAATGCTTCGTCAAACACACGTCGTTTAACCATGGTCAAATTGAAGTTTGGCCTCAAATCTGCCTAAAAAAAGTCTCCAGTCAAATGTAGCAAGTTCAGAGTGGAATTGAAATTCACTAACCCACACCCGGTACTGATCGAATTTAAGTCCTTCTAATCGTACCAGAGTGGAATTGAAATACCAAACTCGTCATTGATGTCTCCCAGGTCAATGAGCTTCTAATCGTACCAGAGTGGAATTGAAAGGTAGTAAACTTGGGGTCATTGCGGCCAATAGTGTTGACTTCTAATCGTACCAGAGTGGAATTGAAATATTAAAAGTTCCCATGACCATGCGTGATATGCTGCTCTTCTAATCGTACCAGAGTGGAATTGAAATCTGCTTAACGAAATGGTATAGGTGGGCTTACCGTGTCTTCTAATCGTACCAGAGTGGAATTGAAATTCCGGATATCGCGCTCGGTGTAGGACTGTACCGTGCTTCTAATCGTACCAGAGTGGAATTGAAATTAATAATGCCGGATAGGATACCCGCGCCGGTATTAACTTCTAATCGTACCAGAGTGGCATTAAAACTTAATTTATTGGTCAATATAAAACTGGATTATCAACAAACGGTCAACATTTTTACGGACGAGTCATTAACAAATCGTTCAAATAAAGGTAAGCGTACACAGTTTATTGAACTTACAATGCTATGTATAACAATTAGTTACACCAATATTTCATTGTCGTAAAATCGTTCAGGAAAACCCTTGGCCAAATGAACGCGTTTACAAATAGGTTCTTTTATGGGAAAGGCGATGTAACAGGATCGAATGCACTTTACCCGCTATCCTATGCTAAGCCGCGTGTCAGGTAACCTGTCTGATCAATCCACTTTCTTAATCTCGGTCGCACTGAGGGTGATGGTAAATTCGCGCCGTTGACTGTTCCAGCAGTGTACCCGCTGACCATATTGACTGATCACCGGGACAGGCCAGTCAATGGCCCCATTAGCCGCTTCTAACGCTTGAGCTGCCTTTGGGTTAATGAGCGTGACTAAGTCATTCAACTTGAACTCGTGGTTTTTCTTCATTCAATACTTAATTTTCTACCTTTGTTTTCTGGTAAAAGTCTTAAAACCAAGTGAATGAAAGCCATTAACATCCATTTTTTTTCGCCTACTGAAAACCAACAGCCTACGGCCAAGGCCGAAAAAGCCGCCAAACCAGCTAAGCTACTTTTAACCGGTTACATTTCTAGTGTCGGCAAACTTGTTTTGCCCGCCAAGACGGTGGCTCATTTAGGGGTCGATCTAAGCAAGACAGGCTTTAAAGTAGGGATGGACGAAGGAAAGCGCAAAGCCAAATCGCTCTACCTGGTTCCAAGCAGTAGTGATGCGGAAACCTTTACCTTCGAGAAAGCGGCTAAAAGTTATACGTTGGCATTACCCTTTATCTTGACCAAGAGTGGAGTTGATTTCGCCAAAACGAAATACGACTTTACCATTCGCCTTTTCGAGTTTGAAGGCACGACCGCCTTTGCGCTGCAATTAGCTCCTGAAGCTGCGGCTGTCAAAGTACCTTACACCGGTAAGCCAAGAGGTCGAAAGCCCAGGCAAGCCTCCGATGCCGAGTAACCTTAATGAGCCCTGTTCAGACAGGGTTTTTTTGTGTTTTGTCTCTGGTGATGTAATGTAGTCTTCAACCGATCTTTTCAAGAACTGGCCATCTTTTTTTAAGTGACTCCCCCAATTTTTCTTTCGCTGCCATCCTGGCAGCTTTTAAGTAGTAGATTCTATCCCCTTTTCCACTATTTTTGTTTTGTCACGAGTCAAGAACGGTCGTTCTAGCTTTGTGACAAACACATTTTTTGTCTACAAATAGTCTATTTATGGTAAAATACGTAGCCTACTACCGGGTATCGACCCAAAAGCAGGGGAGAAGCGGACTAGGACTCGATGCCCAGAAAGCAGGTATCCACGCCTTTTGTGGTGAGCAGTTGATCGGCGACTTTATCGAAATTGAATCCGGTGGAAAAACCAGCCGGAAGGAGCTGGCCAAAGCCATTGAACTCTGTCAGAAAGAAAATGCAAAGTTGATTGCCTACCGGCTAGACCGGGTGTTGCGGAATCTGGAAATTCTGGTTGCCTTGCGGCTGAATAAAGTCATGTTCACGGCCCTCGATTGTCTGAACGACTCTGACATGATTATTAACATCAAAGCCGCCTTAGCCGAGGATGAGTTACGCAAGATCTCCGAACGAACAAGGGCCGCTTTACACCAAAAGAAAGCCCGTGGTTTCACCTTGGGTAAGCCTGACAATTTCTGTGCTGAAGGTCGCCAAAAAGGAACGGGTGTTGGCAAACATGCGGCCCGAAATCACCCCGCTAACCAACAAGCCGCCGAGCTAATCCGCCTCTACCAGCGCGATAAAATGACGCTCAGGGCGATTGCCCAACAACTCAACAACACGGGCTTTCGGACCCGAACCGGTAAATTATTCCAAGCCGAATCCGTACGACGATTGATGAGTAAAGCACTTGTGCGCCAGCAATAGCATAATCAGCGAGAATGGAACTGATAATCTCAGCAGTATGAATTGATGAGGGTGGGGTCCGGACTCTATCTTGCTGAGCCGCTTTGGATATAACTCCCTACCACTGAGCTAGCGCCCTAAAGAAGACTCTGGCCTAGTGTTTGGGCCACTCATGCTCAGTAATCTTTAATTTTGATTCTCGACAGACTCCTTGTACGAGGAGTCTGTCGAGAATTATTCTAGTTCGATGGGGGTATCAGTGTGCCTTTGGCTTGGCTTCGGCCATAAACCACGTTGGTGTACAACCCCTTTACGGGGACACTCACTTGATTCCCACTGTTGAAACTGATGGTTAATTGACCCGAGTAGGGCAAATCTAATTGGCCTTGACTGACCGTAGCTAAGGCATTAACAAGGTACTCCGCTGGTAACACGCCGCCTGTATCCCAGCTCAAGCTTATTTCGGTCGTTACCTCTGTCGAGGACTCACTGCCTGTCGTTCGCTCCCAACCAGCGGTCGCTTCGCCACCAATGCCGAAAATATCCGCCTTTACTGTCACCAAGGCGTAATACTTCACGGTGGATGACTTGGTCCATGATTGTGAACTCGTCCGGGTTACGGCGTTGGCAAAGCGCCAGTTAGTCTCCGTATTAAAAGGACCGAATGAGGCCTGCTGTAAGGCCACCACGTTGATGCCCGCCGCGCTGCCTTTTTCAGGAGCTCCGCTATAGTGTACATCCCCTAATTGAACCGAGGAAACGTTATCAAAAAAGATGAAGCCAAGCATGTCAATTTCCTGGCCGCCGCGGCCCGTATAGCCCACTAGAATCCCCGAGCCGGTGGGTGCCACATAAGTATTTTGTCCCGATACATCTTTTCCGGCGGCCAACGTTTTACCCGTGTTAGTTGTCATCTCGACGCGGCCCGTTCGGGTTCCCACTCCATTTCCCCAGAGCTTCAACGAGGTAATGATTTCGCCTGGATTGATATCAAGTTTGGCGTACTCATTTTTTTGTTGACCCGCTTGAGTGGACGAGTCATCGGTATACGTAAGTCGAACGCCTTTCAACGCTTTTGAATCATACCATACTTCAACTCGTTTGACAAGTAGACCGTTGAGAGCCTCACTCGATAGAAATTTGCTACCCCCAAATCCCCCCACTACATATTCAGGTGTATAATAGGGCCCCGAGGGGTAATCAGGCCAGTCATTAGTTTCGCCGGGGTTAGCCCTAGTGAAGAGTTCCGCGGGAATCGGTTGTGAGATAGTTTCCATAGTCGATGTGCTTACTTATTTTGGTTGAAGACAAAAGTAGCCTGCACCGGAAGGGACTTATGGTATAAATGAGTCAAATAGTATAAATTTTGTTTCAGCATATTTTATACTGTTAATTTACAATTTTTATATAAGATTTTTTATAAATAAAAGAAGCACATTAACCGACGGTTGGGGTTAGCTTGATGAGCTTGAAAACTCCTAGCACTCGTTAGCCTGTAGGCTTATGAGCGCCTAGTTTTAATTATTTGGTATAGTCTTTATGTGTCTGCCTCTAAAAGGCAATTAGTTCGGCTGACTAAAGTAGATAGGCTCTCAATTTTGAGGTTACTTCTGGCTAGGCACGGTTCCAGACCGCCGGGCAATGGTAGTGCTATCTAGAGCCTTAAAGCGCCGTGCTCTCAATAACGTGCCTGGCAGGTTACTTATCGACTACTTTAGAGAGGTGATGATTTATCTCACAAACTCAGCTAAAATGTGAGATTCTGCTTTTGATTGGTGAGATGGCAA contains:
- a CDS encoding transposase; this encodes MVKRRVFDEAFKEMAVELSYVKGSIQEAARELDIDPGRISKWRQRHKKNDQTLPANTTLTDEQQQIRRLQRELRESFEKL
- a CDS encoding recombinase family protein, which encodes MVKYVAYYRVSTQKQGRSGLGLDAQKAGIHAFCGEQLIGDFIEIESGGKTSRKELAKAIELCQKENAKLIAYRLDRVLRNLEILVALRLNKVMFTALDCLNDSDMIINIKAALAEDELRKISERTRAALHQKKARGFTLGKPDNFCAEGRQKGTGVGKHAARNHPANQQAAELIRLYQRDKMTLRAIAQQLNNTGFRTRTGKLFQAESVRRLMSKALVRQQ
- a CDS encoding jacalin-like lectin produces the protein METISQPIPAELFTRANPGETNDWPDYPSGPYYTPEYVVGGFGGSKFLSSEALNGLLVKRVEVWYDSKALKGVRLTYTDDSSTQAGQQKNEYAKLDINPGEIITSLKLWGNGVGTRTGRVEMTTNTGKTLAAGKDVSGQNTYVAPTGSGILVGYTGRGGQEIDMLGFIFFDNVSSVQLGDVHYSGAPEKGSAAGINVVALQQASFGPFNTETNWRFANAVTRTSSQSWTKSSTVKYYALVTVKADIFGIGGEATAGWERTTGSESSTEVTTEISLSWDTGGVLPAEYLVNALATVSQGQLDLPYSGQLTISFNSGNQVSVPVKGLYTNVVYGRSQAKGTLIPPSN